A region from the Brachyspira hampsonii genome encodes:
- a CDS encoding sigma-70 family RNA polymerase sigma factor codes for MSESRLRTNTEEQNNISLYFADAKKEKLLTREEEIELTKRLKEGDAEARSKLIRSNLRFVITIAKQYKNSGLLLEDLISEGNMGLIIAADRFDPDKGYHFISYAVYWIRQSILRAINEKSRLIRLPLNKAMDLVDLERTVHQYYYKSGYTPDVNELAAILNKDPNDILHIMSMSTEHISLEGEYNYDGMKDRLIDTIEDKTSANVEETAINKELMEELKTAIESLSDIEKQIINARYGIDQERKTLKEVGEMFSFTKERIRQIEKKALRKMHSQKYSSLKDFLK; via the coding sequence ATGTCAGAAAGCAGGTTAAGAACTAATACGGAAGAACAGAATAATATATCATTATATTTTGCAGATGCTAAAAAAGAGAAACTTTTAACTAGAGAAGAAGAGATAGAACTCACTAAAAGATTAAAAGAAGGAGATGCTGAAGCAAGATCAAAGCTAATTAGAAGCAATTTAAGATTTGTTATTACAATAGCAAAACAGTATAAAAACAGCGGACTTCTGCTTGAAGATTTAATAAGCGAAGGCAATATGGGGCTTATAATAGCAGCTGATAGATTTGATCCTGATAAAGGGTATCATTTTATATCTTATGCGGTTTATTGGATAAGGCAAAGTATTTTAAGGGCTATAAATGAGAAATCAAGACTTATAAGGCTTCCTTTAAATAAAGCTATGGATTTGGTTGATTTGGAACGCACTGTACATCAATACTATTATAAAAGCGGGTATACTCCTGATGTTAATGAACTTGCCGCAATATTAAATAAAGATCCTAATGATATACTTCATATTATGTCTATGAGTACAGAACATATTTCCCTTGAAGGCGAATATAATTATGACGGTATGAAGGATAGGCTTATTGATACTATAGAGGATAAAACTTCTGCAAATGTTGAAGAAACTGCTATAAACAAAGAGCTTATGGAGGAATTAAAAACCGCTATTGAAAGTTTATCAGATATAGAAAAACAGATTATTAATGCCAGATATGGAATAGATCAGGAGAGAAAAACACTTAAAGAAGTAGGGGAAATGTTTTCTTTTACTAAAGAGCGTATAAGACAGATAGAGAAAAAAGCATTGAGAAAAATGCATTCTCAGAAATATAGTTCATTAAAAGATTTCTTAAAATAA